A window of Chlamydiota bacterium genomic DNA:
AAAAAGTTTATCGATTACGGGATAGAAAAAAACGCTGATATGCTAGTGATGTGCAAACCTGTCAATAAGACGCAAGCGAATAGGCTAGGTATTCTTCAAATTGATCCTGAGTACCAAATCTCCAATTTTGTAGAAAAACCCCAAGATCCCAATCTCATAGAGACACTTCTTGTTCCTGATACAGAAGAAGTTCTAGGTTCCATGGGAATTTATCTGTTTAAAAAAGAAACGCTTATCAATCTATTACAAGAAGACCAAAGAGAAGATTTTGGTAAACACTTAATTCCCTCTCAAATAAAAAAGGGAAAAAGTTTTGCCTATGCTTATGATGGGTATTGGGAAGATATTGGAACCATCAAAACGTTTTTCCAAACGAGCTTAGATCTGACCAAAAAGGATTTCAATCTTAAAAAAAAACTGCTTTCCAAAAACTTTTATCATTTACCCAAACCCACCATTTGTACACAAAAACTTCAAAACTCCATCATTTGTGAGGGCACAAAAATAGAAGCTCAAGAAATCAAAAATACCATTTTAGGAATAGGATCTGTTGTAAAAAAAGGCTCTTTAATCAAAGATTCTATCATATTAGGCTCACATGAACTTGACAAGGGATCAATCATTGGCGAAAATTGCATGATCAAAAATACGATCATTGATCAAAATGTCAACATCGGAAATAACGTCGAGCTTCTTAATAAAAATAATCTCTCAGAATATGAAGATTCCAACCTTTTAATCAAAGATGGCATTATTGTTGTAAAAGAAAACGCCTCCATTCCCGATGGTTTTTCTATTTAAAATATATTAACATGAATTTATGCGTATTTTTGCAATTAGTGATCTGCATTTGAGCCTATCATGTCCAGAGAAAGACATGTCTGTCTTTGGGCCCAATTGGGAAGATTACCAAGAAAAAATTAAAACACATTGGCAAAGCATTGTAAAAGATGAAGACCTAGTACTTATTGCAGGAGATATTTCTTGGGCTATGCGTCTAGATCAAGCATGCATTGATTTGGAATTTATCCATTCTTTGAATGGATCAAAAGTGATCTCCAAAGGCAACCATGACTATTGGTGGTCTTCGCTTACAAAAGTAAAAAAGATTCTGCCTTCTTCCATCCAAGCA
This region includes:
- the glgC gene encoding Glucose-1-phosphate adenylyltransferase, producing MNNVTCIILAGGKGTRLYPLTKNRAKPAVTFGGRIKLIDIPIHLAKTAKIEDIYILTQYLASSIHEHIDAHYMEDKIELICPNKQENIVFEGTADAIRKNLHIFEPLDTEYFLVLSGDHVYDFDFKKFIDYGIEKNADMLVMCKPVNKTQANRLGILQIDPEYQISNFVEKPQDPNLIETLLVPDTEEVLGSMGIYLFKKETLINLLQEDQREDFGKHLIPSQIKKGKSFAYAYDGYWEDIGTIKTFFQTSLDLTKKDFNLKKKLLSKNFYHLPKPTICTQKLQNSIICEGTKIEAQEIKNTILGIGSVVKKGSLIKDSIILGSHELDKGSIIGENCMIKNTIIDQNVNIGNNVELLNKNNLSEYEDSNLLIKDGIIVVKENASIPDGFSI